The Rhodanobacteraceae bacterium genomic sequence TGCCGAGCTGGGAACTGTTCGCGGCGCAGGACCAGGGCTATCGCGATTCCGTGCTGCCGCCCAACGTGCACGCGCGGCTCGCCGTCGAAGCAGGCGTTCGCGAAGGCTGGGAACGCTGGGTCGGCGATCGCGGATCCGGCATCGGCGTGAATCGCTACGGCGCTTCCGCACCCGGCGAACTGGTGCTGGAAAAGTACGGCTTCACCGTGGACAACGTGATCGCGAAGGCGAAGGCGTTGCTGGGATAGGCCGCAGCGCGGGTGACAACCCGCCGGTTCATGCCTGACGGCGGGATTGTTCGCATCGTCCGTGATGCTCACTCCTCGCTTGCGCTCGGGGCCGACCTGCGGTCGTCCAAAATCGCTCCCGGCGATTTTGTAGCTGCGCTTCTCCTGCCCTCACGGACTTCAACGACAGATCGGGCTTTCGCCTCACGCGCGCAGCGCCGCGGCGTGATGGCACAGGTGGTCCTGGATGAAGCTCTGGATGAACCAGTAGCTGTGGTCGTAGCCGGGTTGCATGCGGAGCGTCAGCGGCTGGCCGGTATCGCGGCATGCCTGTTCGAACAGCTCGGGGCGCAGTTGCTCGCGCAGGAATCCGTCGGCGTCGCCCTGGTCGATCAGGATCGTGCCGTCGAAGCGTTTGCCCGCGCGAATCAATTCGCAGGCATCGTGGGCCTTCCACGTATCGCGGTCGTCTCCGAGATAGCGCGGGAAGGCCTTGTTGCCCCACGGGACCTGCGTCGGCGCGACGATGGGTGCGAAGGCGGACACCGAGCGGTAACGATCCGGGTGGCGCAGCGCCAGCGTCAGCGCGCCGTGGCCGCCCATCGAATGGCCCATGATTCCGCAACGGGCGTGCTCGGCCGGAAATTGGGTGGCGATCAATGCGGGCAATTCATCGACGACGTAGGTTTCCATGCGGAAGCGTGACGACCACGGTGCCTGGGTGGCGTCGAGGTAGAAACCCGCGCCTTCGCCGAATTCCCAGTCGCCGGTCGCGCCTTCGAAGCCGGTGCTGCGCGGGCTGGTGTCGGGCGCGACCAGCATCAGGCCAAGTTCGGCGGCGACGCGTTGCGCACCGGCCTTGATGGGGAAGGTTTCCGGCGTGCAGGTGAGACCGGCGAGGTAATACAGCACGGGCACCCTTCCGTGCGCGGCTTGCGGCGGCGCGTACACCGCGAACGTCATCGGGCCGCCGCAGGCTTGCGACGCATGCCGGTAGAACCCTTGCGTGCCGCCGAAGCAGCGTTGTTCGGAAAGTGTTTCGAGCGCCATTGCCACACCACGCGGCAGTCCATCCATTTTTCAGTATGCACGAATCCGGACGCGCAACGGATGACTCGCGGTGCACTGTGCGCGCCGCGTCGCGTATGTGTCACGCACACGGCGCAGAAGTGTTGCAGATCTGGTGCAGTGTTCATCGCATGTGTTCCAGGCGATCCGATGCGCGCATGCAAGCCGTTGAATTCACGCAGCCGAGTCGGCGCTGAAACTGGCACGCTATCTGCACTCCGTGACGTGTTTTCGCGACGGCTGGCCGGTTGCGGCCGGTTCCATGAGCTCTCCCGTACGGCACGGAGGTTTCGCAATGAACACGTTTTCGGCAAGGCACTTTCCGCTGGCGCTGTTGAGTGCGGCGTTGCTCACGTTTTGCGCGGCTGCCGCCAGCGCGCAATCGACTGAATCGCTGGAGCAGATGTCGAAGGATCCGAACCAGTGGGTCATGCCCGGCGGCAATTACTCGGTGACGCGCTACAGCGCGCTCGACCAGA encodes the following:
- a CDS encoding S-formylglutathione hydrolase, which gives rise to MALETLSEQRCFGGTQGFYRHASQACGGPMTFAVYAPPQAAHGRVPVLYYLAGLTCTPETFPIKAGAQRVAAELGLMLVAPDTSPRSTGFEGATGDWEFGEGAGFYLDATQAPWSSRFRMETYVVDELPALIATQFPAEHARCGIMGHSMGGHGALTLALRHPDRYRSVSAFAPIVAPTQVPWGNKAFPRYLGDDRDTWKAHDACELIRAGKRFDGTILIDQGDADGFLREQLRPELFEQACRDTGQPLTLRMQPGYDHSYWFIQSFIQDHLCHHAAALRA